Proteins encoded together in one Benincasa hispida cultivar B227 chromosome 1, ASM972705v1, whole genome shotgun sequence window:
- the LOC120092323 gene encoding transcription factor bHLH153-like isoform X1, whose amino-acid sequence MIASSLCNASAKFPAEVMDVETMMEQKRSLCSVDESALTSLTSKRHKTDFSISSKERKDKLGERIMALQQLVSPYGKTDTASVLLEAMEYIQFLHEQVKVLSAPYLQSTPTVLLQEVEPCSHSLRSRGLCLVPISCTAGVARSNGADIWAPVKTISPKYEKPISPFN is encoded by the exons ATGATTGCGAGCTCTCTTTGCAATGCTTCCGCTAAATTCCCG GCAGAAGTGATGGACGTAGAAACGATGATGGAACAGAAGAGGAGTCTATGCTCTGTTGATGAGAGCGCTCTCACTTCTCTGACATCCAAGCGACACAAGACTGATTTCTCTATCTCCTCTAAG GAGAGGAAAGACAAACTGGGTGAACGAATTATGGCCTTGCAACAACTTGTTTCACCATACGGAAAG ACAGATACGGCATCTGTTCTTCTGGAGGCAATGGAATATATCCAATTCCTTCACGAGCAAGTCAAG GTGTTGAGTGCTCCATATCTCCAAAGCACACCCACTGTTTTGTTGCAG GAGGTGGAGCCATGCAGCCACAGCCTGAGGAGCAGAGGCTTATGTCTTGTTCCAATCTCGTGTACTGCTGGAGTTGCACGCAGCAACGGTGCAGATATTTGGGCTCCTGTGAAGACAATTTCCCCCAAATATGAGAAGCCCATCTCACCATTCAATTGA
- the LOC120092323 gene encoding transcription factor bHLH153-like isoform X2 yields the protein MKAEVMDVETMMEQKRSLCSVDESALTSLTSKRHKTDFSISSKERKDKLGERIMALQQLVSPYGKTDTASVLLEAMEYIQFLHEQVKVLSAPYLQSTPTVLLQEVEPCSHSLRSRGLCLVPISCTAGVARSNGADIWAPVKTISPKYEKPISPFN from the exons ATGAAG GCAGAAGTGATGGACGTAGAAACGATGATGGAACAGAAGAGGAGTCTATGCTCTGTTGATGAGAGCGCTCTCACTTCTCTGACATCCAAGCGACACAAGACTGATTTCTCTATCTCCTCTAAG GAGAGGAAAGACAAACTGGGTGAACGAATTATGGCCTTGCAACAACTTGTTTCACCATACGGAAAG ACAGATACGGCATCTGTTCTTCTGGAGGCAATGGAATATATCCAATTCCTTCACGAGCAAGTCAAG GTGTTGAGTGCTCCATATCTCCAAAGCACACCCACTGTTTTGTTGCAG GAGGTGGAGCCATGCAGCCACAGCCTGAGGAGCAGAGGCTTATGTCTTGTTCCAATCTCGTGTACTGCTGGAGTTGCACGCAGCAACGGTGCAGATATTTGGGCTCCTGTGAAGACAATTTCCCCCAAATATGAGAAGCCCATCTCACCATTCAATTGA